In Aureibaculum algae, the following are encoded in one genomic region:
- a CDS encoding ABC transporter permease has product MQFPLYIAKRYLFSKSSNNAINIITIIAATGVVVGTMALFIVLSVFSGLKDFSLDFIRVSDPDLKISASVGKSFLFNDSIAGVVNDKKIKSYSKVVEERAFFSYNEKSHIASIKGVDDKYLSVNNIDTAIYVGEWLEKDIVNSAVIGNGVSAILSLGTYDFTESLKVSVPKPGKGYITNAKTAFNSLNLQPTGIFRLTEELDKNYVFAQLSIVQSLLNYKPNQISAIELKLANNVNRREVIDILQQKLRSKYKIETREQLNAVFHKMLNTENLVSYLIFTLILIIALFNVIGAIVMMILDKRENLKTLFSLGASLKEIKKIFIYQGFLLSFFGLILGLFLAISFVLLQKYFGLIMINSSLAYPVEFTIFNVLIVFFTILTLGFLAALIASSRISKKIIS; this is encoded by the coding sequence TTGCAATTTCCTTTATACATAGCTAAGCGATATTTATTTTCTAAAAGTAGTAATAATGCAATAAATATAATTACCATTATAGCAGCTACTGGTGTTGTTGTGGGTACTATGGCATTATTTATTGTGTTGTCAGTTTTTTCGGGTTTAAAAGATTTTAGTTTAGATTTTATTAGAGTTTCTGATCCTGATCTAAAAATAAGTGCATCGGTAGGAAAGTCTTTCCTGTTTAATGACTCTATCGCAGGGGTTGTTAATGACAAAAAGATTAAGAGTTATAGTAAAGTAGTAGAAGAAAGAGCTTTTTTTAGTTATAACGAAAAGTCGCATATAGCGAGCATCAAAGGAGTTGATGATAAGTATTTGTCAGTAAATAATATAGATACAGCAATCTATGTTGGAGAATGGTTAGAGAAAGATATTGTTAATTCAGCGGTTATTGGTAACGGTGTCTCGGCAATTTTATCTTTGGGCACCTACGATTTTACTGAATCCTTAAAGGTTTCAGTGCCTAAGCCAGGTAAAGGTTATATAACGAATGCTAAAACAGCATTTAACAGTTTAAATTTGCAACCAACAGGTATATTTAGATTGACTGAAGAGTTGGATAAAAATTATGTTTTTGCTCAATTGTCAATCGTGCAAAGTTTATTAAATTATAAGCCAAATCAAATTTCTGCAATAGAATTAAAATTGGCAAACAATGTAAATAGACGAGAAGTAATTGACATTCTACAACAGAAATTAAGAAGTAAATATAAAATTGAAACCAGAGAACAACTCAATGCCGTTTTTCATAAAATGTTGAATACTGAAAATTTGGTTTCTTATTTAATTTTTACATTAATTTTAATTATTGCTTTGTTTAATGTTATTGGGGCCATTGTAATGATGATTTTAGACAAACGTGAAAATTTAAAGACGTTATTCAGCTTAGGGGCTAGTTTAAAAGAGATAAAAAAAATATTCATTTATCAAGGTTTTTTACTGTCGTTCTTCGGGTTAATATTAGGCTTATTTTTGGCTATCTCTTTTGTTTTACTGCAAAAGTACTTCGGGTTGATAATGATTAATTCGTCATTAGCATATCCTGTAGAATTCACTATTTTTAATGTTCTAATAGTATTTTTCACAATTTTAACCTTAGGGTTTTTAGCAGCCTTGATTGCTAGTTCTCGAATTTCTAAAAAAATTATTTCTTAG
- the rbfA gene encoding 30S ribosome-binding factor RbfA encodes METNRQKKIAGVLQKDLVDVLQHAAQDGMKGIIISVTKVNVTSDLSDAKVYLSIFPTEKGAELLEGIKSNTPLIRHELAKRTKNQLRRMPELSFYIDDSLDYIEGIDKSLKGNVENPIKNPDILSKRQKR; translated from the coding sequence ATGGAAACAAATAGACAGAAAAAAATAGCCGGTGTTTTACAGAAAGATTTGGTTGATGTGTTACAACATGCAGCACAAGATGGCATGAAGGGCATAATAATATCAGTTACTAAGGTTAATGTTACTTCTGACTTGTCTGATGCTAAAGTATATTTAAGTATTTTTCCAACAGAAAAAGGTGCAGAATTATTAGAAGGCATTAAATCAAATACACCATTAATTAGACACGAGTTGGCTAAACGGACAAAAAATCAATTACGCCGGATGCCAGAATTGAGCTTCTATATAGATGATTCATTAGATTATATTGAAGGTATAGATAAATCACTAAAAGGTAATGTAGAAAACCCTATTAAGAATCCAGATATTTTATCAAAAAGGCAAAAAAGATAA
- the mce gene encoding methylmalonyl-CoA epimerase, whose product MKKIEHIGIAVKDLDNSNTLFEKLFGKAAYKLEEVASEGVITSFFKSGPNKIELLAATSPESPIAKFLEKKGEGIHHIAFAVDDIKSEIKRLKTEGFIVLNDKPKKGADNKLVAFLHPKSSNGVLIELCQEIKQK is encoded by the coding sequence ATGAAAAAAATTGAACATATTGGCATTGCAGTTAAAGACTTAGACAACTCTAACACGCTGTTTGAAAAACTCTTTGGAAAAGCAGCCTATAAACTTGAAGAAGTAGCTTCTGAAGGAGTCATTACTTCTTTTTTTAAATCAGGCCCGAATAAAATTGAATTATTAGCCGCCACATCACCAGAAAGCCCAATCGCAAAGTTTTTAGAGAAAAAAGGAGAGGGAATTCATCATATTGCTTTTGCCGTTGATGATATTAAAAGTGAAATAAAAAGGTTAAAAACAGAAGGTTTCATCGTCCTGAACGATAAACCAAAAAAAGGTGCAGACAACAAACTTGTAGCTTTCTTACATCCTAAAAGCAGCAATGGGGTTTTAATTGAATTGTGCCAAGAAATTAAGCAAAAATAA
- a CDS encoding cell division protein FtsX produces the protein MSTSFEKYQKRRLKSSYFSVILSIAFVLFLLGLFGLLVLNTKKISDYFKEQSSITIFLNDEVDAQKVKNLQTLLESEEYTKSIVYISKEEAAKIATEENGEDFMEFLGYNPLKNAIDLYLKADFVSPEKMSEIENELAKNSIVNEVSYDKPLIGLLTKNIKRISLWVLIFSSLFVLIAMLLINNSIRLSVYSKRFTIKTMQLVGATKRFIRKPFIWSSIKLGAFGALVALIALAVAMYYLNINFPEFGFLENTELIAILFGSIFLLGIIISWISAFFATQRFLNLRTDQLYY, from the coding sequence ATGAGTACTTCTTTTGAAAAATATCAAAAAAGACGATTAAAATCTTCCTATTTTTCTGTGATACTGAGCATCGCTTTTGTATTATTTTTATTAGGATTATTTGGTCTTTTAGTGCTCAATACTAAGAAAATTTCTGACTATTTTAAAGAACAGTCATCAATAACCATTTTTCTTAATGACGAAGTAGACGCTCAAAAGGTTAAAAATCTTCAAACGCTTTTAGAAAGCGAAGAATACACAAAATCTATCGTGTACATCTCTAAAGAAGAGGCCGCGAAAATAGCAACTGAAGAAAATGGTGAAGATTTTATGGAATTTTTAGGCTACAATCCTCTAAAAAACGCAATTGATTTATATTTAAAAGCTGATTTTGTTTCACCAGAAAAAATGAGTGAAATAGAAAATGAATTAGCAAAAAATAGTATTGTCAATGAAGTTTCATATGACAAACCTTTAATCGGTTTATTAACAAAAAATATAAAACGTATTAGCTTGTGGGTATTAATTTTTAGTAGTCTTTTTGTATTGATAGCAATGTTACTTATTAATAATTCGATACGCTTATCCGTTTACTCAAAAAGATTTACCATAAAAACAATGCAACTTGTTGGAGCTACGAAACGTTTTATTCGAAAACCTTTTATTTGGAGCAGTATAAAATTAGGTGCTTTTGGTGCATTGGTAGCATTAATTGCTTTAGCTGTAGCCATGTACTATTTAAATATTAATTTTCCAGAATTTGGCTTTTTAGAAAACACTGAATTGATAGCAATTTTATTTGGAAGTATTTTTCTATTAGGCATAATAATATCATGGATAAGTGCTTTTTTTGCAACACAGCGTTTTTTAAATTTACGAACAGATCAATTATACTATTAA
- a CDS encoding DUF3098 domain-containing protein, producing the protein MSKKEIHKKTENEFLFGKKNYMIMLVGLIVIALGFILMAGGGSDDPTVFNEEIYNFQRIRLAPTLVLIGLAIEIYAILANPNK; encoded by the coding sequence ATGAGTAAAAAAGAAATCCACAAAAAAACAGAGAATGAATTCCTTTTTGGGAAAAAGAATTACATGATTATGCTAGTTGGTCTAATTGTAATTGCACTAGGCTTTATATTGATGGCTGGTGGAGGGAGTGATGACCCTACAGTTTTTAATGAAGAAATTTACAACTTTCAACGAATTAGATTGGCCCCAACGTTAGTACTTATTGGTTTAGCTATAGAAATATACGCCATTTTGGCAAATCCTAATAAATAG
- a CDS encoding undecaprenyl-diphosphate phosphatase: MSYLEAIILGLIQGLTEFLPVSSSGHLELTKAIFGDSSLPEESLTFTVILHFATALSTLIIFRTEVIQILKGLFQFKWNEEMIFSLKIILSMIPAVIVGLLFEEQLESFFGGKILLVGCMLIVTAILLLLADRAKNTTKDVTFPNALIIGISQAIAMLPGISRSGATISTSVLLGVDRTKAARFSFLMVVPLIFGKVAKDIMGGDLNFESAQIGQMTIGFIAAFISGLFACTWMISLVKKSKLSYFAIYCTIVGLIAIGYALFFK, translated from the coding sequence ATGAGTTATTTAGAAGCTATTATCTTAGGCCTAATTCAAGGTTTAACGGAGTTTTTACCTGTATCTTCAAGCGGGCATTTAGAACTTACTAAAGCAATATTTGGAGATAGCTCTCTCCCCGAAGAAAGCTTAACATTTACTGTTATTTTGCACTTTGCAACGGCTTTAAGTACACTAATCATCTTTAGAACAGAAGTTATTCAAATTTTAAAAGGGTTGTTTCAATTTAAATGGAATGAGGAAATGATTTTTTCATTAAAAATTATTCTTTCCATGATTCCAGCAGTAATTGTTGGATTGTTATTTGAAGAACAATTAGAATCATTTTTTGGTGGAAAAATTCTGTTAGTCGGTTGTATGCTTATAGTAACAGCAATTTTATTATTACTTGCTGATCGAGCAAAAAACACCACAAAAGATGTAACATTTCCAAACGCATTAATAATTGGAATTTCACAAGCAATAGCTATGCTGCCAGGAATATCGAGATCAGGTGCAACAATATCGACTTCTGTCTTATTAGGTGTGGACAGAACCAAGGCTGCCCGATTTTCTTTTTTAATGGTAGTTCCTTTAATTTTTGGAAAAGTAGCCAAAGATATTATGGGAGGTGATTTAAACTTTGAAAGTGCTCAAATTGGACAAATGACAATTGGATTTATAGCGGCTTTTATTTCAGGATTATTCGCCTGTACATGGATGATTTCTTTAGTTAAAAAAAGTAAATTATCTTATTTCGCCATCTATTGTACAATTGTCGGATTAATAGCTATTGGCTATGCTCTATTCTTTAAATAA
- the truB gene encoding tRNA pseudouridine(55) synthase TruB, with translation MTEEDYKNGQVLLIDKPLKWTSFQVVNKLRWAIKQQFNLKKIKVGHAGTLDPLATGLLILCTGKFTKKIDQFQAQIKEYTGTFTVGATTPSYDLETEIDQHFEFSHLTNEIIHNTTKQFIGEIQQKPPIFSALKKDGKRLYELARAGETTEIKLRDITIPEFEITNIDLPEIEFRVVCSKGTYIRSLAYDFGLALNSGAHLSKLRRTKIGDFDVKKAQSIDDFLNGLDH, from the coding sequence ATGACTGAAGAAGATTATAAAAACGGTCAAGTTCTACTTATAGACAAACCTTTAAAATGGACCTCCTTTCAGGTGGTAAACAAATTGAGATGGGCCATAAAACAACAGTTTAATTTAAAGAAAATTAAAGTAGGTCACGCAGGAACTTTAGACCCTTTAGCAACCGGGTTACTTATTCTTTGTACTGGAAAATTCACTAAAAAAATTGACCAATTTCAAGCTCAAATAAAAGAATATACAGGCACTTTTACAGTAGGTGCCACTACTCCATCATACGATTTAGAAACTGAAATTGATCAACATTTTGAATTCAGTCATCTAACTAATGAAATTATCCATAATACTACAAAACAATTTATAGGTGAAATTCAACAAAAACCACCTATATTTTCAGCCTTAAAAAAGGATGGAAAACGGCTTTATGAATTAGCAAGAGCCGGTGAAACCACAGAAATAAAATTACGTGATATAACTATTCCTGAATTTGAAATCACCAATATTGATCTACCTGAAATTGAATTTAGAGTAGTTTGCAGCAAAGGTACTTATATTCGTTCCTTGGCCTATGATTTTGGATTAGCCTTAAATTCTGGAGCACATTTATCAAAATTAAGACGTACAAAAATTGGTGACTTTGATGTTAAAAAAGCACAAAGTATTGACGATTTTTTAAACGGCCTAGACCACTAA
- a CDS encoding thioredoxin family protein produces the protein MKDNIKNSLEKAISYSTYRELVTGLLKEGKATGPNQSEDLLHYSKLNNSRMKRLDKTISIADSTVDALNDVTEKFIWLVLSEGWCGDAAQVLPVINKVAEASENIDLKIVLRDENEALMNQFLTNGGQAIPKLIMLNADTLEVLGTFGPRPAVATKMVADQKEKFGVLDAAFKEQLQNWYNTDKGKAIESDLLQLLSVGQFA, from the coding sequence ATGAAAGATAATATTAAGAATAGTTTAGAAAAAGCAATATCATATTCAACGTATAGAGAATTGGTAACTGGATTGTTAAAAGAAGGTAAGGCAACTGGACCAAATCAATCTGAAGATTTGTTGCATTATAGTAAGTTAAATAATAGTAGAATGAAGCGTTTAGATAAAACAATTTCTATCGCAGATAGTACTGTAGATGCCTTGAATGATGTAACAGAAAAATTTATTTGGCTAGTTTTGTCTGAAGGTTGGTGTGGTGATGCAGCTCAAGTGTTACCTGTAATTAATAAAGTTGCTGAAGCTTCTGAAAATATTGATTTGAAAATAGTTTTAAGAGATGAGAATGAAGCCTTGATGAATCAATTTTTAACCAATGGCGGACAAGCAATTCCTAAATTGATAATGTTAAATGCAGATACACTTGAGGTATTAGGTACTTTTGGTCCTAGACCGGCTGTTGCAACTAAAATGGTAGCAGACCAGAAAGAAAAATTTGGGGTACTTGATGCAGCATTTAAAGAGCAACTTCAAAATTGGTATAATACCGATAAAGGAAAAGCAATAGAAAGTGATTTATTACAGTTGTTGAGCGTTGGTCAATTCGCCTAA
- a CDS encoding NAD-dependent epimerase/dehydratase family protein, with protein sequence MNNNSILVIGACGQIGSELVLKLRSIYGNEKVIASDIKNGSDELMQNGVFEILDATYKGAILQVIKKHNVSEVYLMAAMVSVTAEKYPHRAWDLNINSLLYVLELAQEGYLKKVFWPSSIAVFGKTTPNIDTPQVTVTEPSTVYGISKLAGERWCAYYKAKYGIDVRSVRYPGIISWKTPPGGGTTDYAVEIYHKALSDGSYECFLSEDTRLPMMYMDDAIDATISLMDADLPNGFASYNISATDFTPKEIAESIKKQIPDFSINYSPDFRQQIADSWPQNMDDSQAQKDWNWKPNFDLEKMTKAMLENLKLIKEVN encoded by the coding sequence ATGAATAATAATTCAATACTAGTTATTGGTGCTTGTGGACAAATAGGTTCTGAACTTGTGCTTAAGTTAAGAAGCATTTATGGTAATGAAAAAGTAATAGCTTCAGATATTAAAAATGGTTCAGATGAACTAATGCAAAATGGGGTTTTTGAAATATTAGACGCTACGTACAAAGGAGCAATTTTGCAAGTTATTAAAAAACATAATGTTTCTGAAGTTTATCTAATGGCAGCGATGGTTTCTGTTACTGCTGAAAAATATCCACACAGGGCATGGGATTTAAACATAAATAGTTTGTTGTATGTGTTAGAATTAGCTCAAGAGGGGTATTTAAAAAAAGTATTTTGGCCAAGTTCTATAGCTGTGTTTGGTAAAACAACACCAAATATAGATACACCTCAAGTAACCGTTACAGAACCTTCTACGGTTTACGGAATAAGTAAGTTGGCTGGAGAACGATGGTGTGCTTATTATAAAGCAAAATATGGTATTGATGTTAGGAGTGTTCGTTACCCTGGTATAATAAGCTGGAAGACACCTCCAGGAGGTGGTACAACAGATTATGCTGTAGAAATCTATCATAAGGCATTATCAGATGGCAGTTATGAGTGTTTTTTGTCTGAAGATACAAGATTGCCAATGATGTATATGGATGATGCCATTGATGCAACTATTAGTTTAATGGATGCTGATTTGCCAAATGGCTTTGCTTCTTATAATATTTCTGCAACTGATTTTACACCAAAGGAGATAGCGGAATCTATAAAAAAACAAATACCAGATTTTAGTATAAACTACTCGCCTGATTTTAGACAACAAATTGCCGATAGTTGGCCGCAAAATATGGATGATAGCCAAGCTCAAAAAGATTGGAATTGGAAGCCGAATTTTGATTTAGAGAAAATGACGAAAGCGATGTTGGAAAATTTAAAATTAATAAAAGAAGTAAATTAG
- a CDS encoding T9SS type A sorting domain-containing protein, with the protein MYIKLLFLILLFLSVQISFSQGLPLDVNSGNSIQKNKTTNTTFENTVGLYENYFSTKNIAKKGSGYKPFKRWEYHWSRFLQEDGTITPSKLLWNAWEQKQQMSKSTKATSNWNAVGPFSQSSNSGQGRVNTVFVDPNNTNTIYVGAPAGGLWKSIDAGVNWTPLTDDLPQIGVSGITVDPNNSNIIYISTGDDDAGDSYSVGVLKSTNGGVTWNQTGSLGSISGDNGYNTCNEILIDPSNSNIIWVATGGGLFKSTNGGITWINKITGIHIRDFKLKPNDPNTVYAVSRSTFYISTDGGATFTTTSAGLPNASTTGRLRVEVTPANGASNTVYVLATDNSYDFVGVYKSINSANSFIQLTQNKTKPDGESNELFVDIFGGSQQAWFDLAFAISPTDENMIFVGVLDIWRSTNEGNNFSRINDWRQQTTSYTHADIHFLRYYNGILYAGTDGGVYKSSNNGTTFTDLTKNLAISQFYKLSVAKSTSTKMSGGLQDNGGFSLINNNWHNFHGGDGMDSAADPNDENTFYGFTQYGSVLTKTTDGGLSSNTIASAPVSEIGTNDTGGNWVTPLVISKAGEIYAGYKQLYQLVDNNWIQISNHNFGSNLEAIEIDPSNNNNILVSRGSILYISDDKGKTFTTHSSSQTGISGTNISSIEVHSSNSNIVWLTTTGVSNVSGPSSGHNGGGVYKSTDGGFTFTDISPGLPDESKFVIRHHPFSTNNSIYLGTALGIYHRNDDSNTWEVFSTGLPNVAIPDIEINPYDAKITAATYGRSVWQSSIPSITLPTNEIELTKISSPNNSITCGQVTPKLLITNNGQTPITSFSVNYNVDSGANQTFNWTGNIASNVNSTIELPAISASTEGIHTLETTVVLTDDANIFNNSASTSFTTNTSGDGQEINNFDDNTTDQWIVSDNNLWQIGTPTTTLLNNKVSSGYITNPSGNYPDQTTSYLTSPCYYLVGLENPILKFKMAFDLEENWDIIYVEYSTNQGENWEVLGTATDPNWYNSNRTNASSGVADDCQNCPGAQWTGTDTILKEYSYNLSALNGESNVIFRFVFVSDPAVNNEGVVIDDFQIDATAILGTDDFDEGEFLIYPNPSATIFNIKRRNTAGQNMTINVFDMTGKLIQKQRNITNENYQLQMTGVAKGVYFMKISIDNKNLVKKLILN; encoded by the coding sequence ATGTATATAAAATTACTTTTTCTTATATTACTATTTCTATCTGTCCAAATATCATTTTCACAAGGCCTACCTTTGGATGTAAATAGTGGAAATAGTATTCAAAAAAATAAAACGACAAATACTACTTTTGAAAATACAGTTGGTCTTTATGAGAATTATTTCTCAACTAAAAATATTGCAAAAAAAGGAAGTGGATACAAACCTTTTAAAAGGTGGGAATATCATTGGAGTCGTTTTCTTCAAGAAGATGGGACAATTACACCTTCCAAACTTTTATGGAATGCTTGGGAGCAAAAACAGCAAATGTCAAAATCAACTAAAGCGACTAGCAATTGGAATGCTGTAGGGCCTTTTTCTCAATCAAGTAATAGTGGACAAGGTAGAGTAAATACAGTTTTTGTTGACCCAAATAATACAAATACTATCTATGTTGGAGCACCTGCAGGTGGTTTATGGAAATCTATAGACGCAGGAGTAAACTGGACTCCACTAACCGATGATTTACCTCAAATTGGAGTATCAGGAATTACAGTTGACCCTAACAACTCTAATATCATTTATATTTCAACGGGCGATGATGATGCTGGAGATTCATATTCTGTTGGTGTCTTAAAATCGACAAATGGCGGTGTTACTTGGAACCAAACTGGCTCATTGGGCTCTATAAGTGGAGATAATGGCTATAACACGTGTAATGAAATTTTAATAGACCCATCGAATTCTAATATAATTTGGGTGGCTACAGGAGGTGGATTATTTAAATCTACAAATGGAGGCATAACTTGGATTAATAAAATTACTGGTATTCATATAAGAGATTTTAAACTTAAACCTAACGATCCAAATACCGTTTATGCAGTCTCAAGAAGTACATTTTATATATCAACCGATGGTGGTGCAACATTCACCACAACATCCGCAGGTTTACCAAACGCTAGTACTACAGGAAGGTTAAGGGTGGAAGTTACTCCAGCTAATGGAGCATCTAACACTGTTTATGTTTTAGCTACAGATAATAGTTATGATTTTGTAGGTGTATATAAATCTATCAATAGTGCCAATAGTTTTATACAATTAACCCAAAATAAAACCAAACCCGACGGAGAGTCAAATGAGTTATTTGTAGATATATTTGGTGGTAGTCAGCAAGCTTGGTTCGATTTAGCTTTTGCTATTTCCCCTACTGATGAAAACATGATTTTTGTTGGTGTATTAGATATATGGAGATCAACAAATGAAGGTAATAATTTTTCAAGAATTAATGATTGGCGTCAGCAAACAACTTCTTATACACATGCTGATATTCATTTTTTAAGATATTACAATGGAATATTGTATGCAGGTACAGACGGTGGGGTTTATAAATCTTCTAATAATGGCACAACATTTACTGATCTCACTAAAAATTTAGCCATTAGTCAATTTTACAAACTTTCTGTTGCCAAAAGTACTTCAACTAAAATGTCTGGCGGCTTACAAGATAATGGTGGATTTTCCTTAATTAATAACAATTGGCATAACTTTCATGGGGGTGATGGTATGGACTCTGCTGCCGATCCTAATGATGAAAATACATTTTATGGTTTTACACAATATGGTAGTGTATTAACCAAAACCACTGATGGCGGTTTAAGTAGCAACACCATAGCCAGTGCCCCAGTATCGGAAATTGGCACTAATGATACTGGTGGAAATTGGGTTACACCTCTAGTAATTAGTAAAGCAGGAGAAATATATGCCGGATATAAACAGTTATATCAACTAGTTGACAACAATTGGATTCAAATATCTAATCATAATTTTGGTTCTAATCTTGAGGCTATTGAAATAGATCCGAGTAATAATAACAATATTTTAGTATCTAGAGGTAGCATACTTTACATTAGTGATGATAAGGGTAAAACCTTTACAACCCATAGCTCTTCACAAACTGGTATTTCGGGTACGAACATAAGCTCTATTGAAGTTCATAGCTCTAATAGTAATATAGTGTGGTTAACAACTACTGGAGTTAGTAATGTTTCCGGCCCTAGTAGTGGACATAATGGAGGAGGTGTTTATAAATCGACAGATGGAGGTTTTACATTTACCGACATATCTCCGGGCTTGCCAGACGAATCTAAATTTGTGATAAGACATCATCCCTTTTCTACTAATAACTCTATCTATTTAGGTACAGCACTGGGTATTTATCATAGAAATGATGACTCCAACACTTGGGAAGTTTTTTCGACGGGTTTACCAAATGTTGCGATTCCTGATATTGAAATAAATCCTTATGATGCAAAAATTACTGCCGCAACTTACGGTAGAAGTGTTTGGCAATCTAGTATACCATCTATTACATTACCTACAAATGAAATTGAATTAACTAAGATAAGTTCACCTAATAATAGTATAACCTGTGGTCAGGTTACGCCAAAATTATTAATTACAAATAATGGTCAAACCCCCATAACTTCATTTTCGGTAAATTATAATGTTGACAGTGGTGCAAATCAAACTTTTAATTGGACAGGAAACATAGCTTCAAACGTAAATAGTACTATTGAGTTACCCGCTATTTCAGCTAGTACTGAAGGAATACATACTTTAGAAACTACTGTTGTTTTGACTGATGATGCTAATATTTTCAACAATTCAGCTTCAACATCATTTACAACTAACACCTCTGGAGATGGTCAAGAAATAAATAATTTTGATGATAACACTACTGATCAATGGATTGTTTCCGATAATAATTTATGGCAAATTGGCACACCTACCACAACGCTTTTAAACAATAAAGTTTCTTCTGGTTATATAACAAATCCGTCAGGAAATTATCCAGATCAAACAACCAGCTATTTAACATCACCATGTTATTATTTAGTAGGATTAGAAAATCCTATTTTAAAATTTAAAATGGCTTTTGACCTTGAAGAAAATTGGGATATAATATATGTAGAATATTCCACAAATCAAGGTGAAAACTGGGAAGTACTTGGTACAGCTACTGACCCAAATTGGTACAATAGCAATAGAACAAATGCATCCTCTGGGGTCGCTGACGATTGTCAAAATTGTCCTGGTGCTCAATGGACTGGTACAGATACAATTTTAAAGGAATATAGTTACAATTTATCGGCATTGAACGGAGAATCAAATGTGATTTTTAGATTTGTATTTGTTTCAGATCCCGCCGTTAATAATGAAGGTGTTGTTATCGATGATTTTCAAATTGACGCCACCGCTATTTTGGGAACTGACGACTTTGATGAAGGTGAATTTTTAATTTACCCAAATCCGTCTGCAACTATTTTTAATATTAAAAGAAGAAATACTGCCGGACAAAATATGACTATTAACGTGTTTGATATGACTGGTAAATTAATACAAAAACAAAGAAATATTACTAATGAGAATTATCAATTACAAATGACGGGAGTGGCTAAAGGCGTATATTTCATGAAAATTAGTATTGACAACAAAAACTTAGTGAAAAAATTAATTCTAAACTAA
- a CDS encoding DUF6646 family protein codes for MKNILTIIALFSFIHINAQAFYGKEDSKFQIGVNFQHNATSINVAYDYGLGENFSIGLSSSYALGVPEAIDAKFDDRIDLKARFNANIGSVLNIDENFDFYPGLNFNLKNFGAHAGARYFFSDGFGVFSEVNFPIAKYNAGTLTDAEKLHNQFTFSIGTVFNLN; via the coding sequence ATGAAAAATATACTTACAATAATAGCCTTATTTAGCTTTATCCATATAAATGCACAAGCTTTTTATGGAAAAGAAGATAGTAAATTCCAAATAGGTGTTAATTTTCAACATAACGCTACTTCTATAAATGTTGCTTATGACTATGGGTTAGGTGAAAATTTTTCAATAGGCTTATCTTCATCTTATGCTTTGGGAGTACCTGAGGCTATAGATGCAAAATTCGACGATCGTATTGACTTAAAAGCAAGGTTTAACGCTAACATAGGTTCTGTATTAAACATAGATGAAAATTTTGATTTTTATCCAGGACTTAATTTTAATCTAAAGAATTTTGGAGCACATGCAGGGGCACGTTATTTCTTTAGTGATGGTTTTGGAGTATTCTCTGAAGTCAACTTTCCAATTGCAAAATACAACGCTGGTACTTTAACTGACGCCGAAAAATTACATAACCAATTTACTTTTAGCATAGGAACTGTATTTAATTTAAATTAA